One window of Arvicola amphibius chromosome 6, mArvAmp1.2, whole genome shotgun sequence genomic DNA carries:
- the Sh3gl2 gene encoding endophilin-A1 → MERKVDVTSRAVMEIMTKTIEYLQPNPASRAKLSMINTMSKIRGQEKGPGYPQAEALLAEAMLKFGRELGDDCNFGPALGEVGEAMRELSEVKDSLDMEVKQNFIDPLQNLHDKDLREIQHHLKKLEGRRLDFDYKKKRQGKIPDEELRQALEKFDESKEIAESSMFNLLEMDIEQVSQLSALVQAQLEYHKQAVQILQQVTVRLEERIRQASSQPRREYQPKPRMSLEFATGDSTQPNGGLSHTGTPKPGGVQMDQPCCRALYDFEPENEGELGFKEGDIITLTNQIDENWYEGMLHGQSGFFPINYVEILVALPH, encoded by the exons CCTCCAGAGCGAAGCTCAGCATGATCAACACCATGTCAAAAATCCGCGGCCAGGAGAAGGGGCCAGGCTATCCTCAGGCGGAAGCACTGTTGGCAGAGGCCATGCTCAAGTTCGGCAGGGAGCTGGGCGATGATTGCAACTTTG GTCCAGCTCTTGGTGAGGTAGGAGAAGCTATGAGGGAGCTCTCGGAGGTGAAGGACTCTTTGGACATGGAGGTGAAGCAGAACTTCATCGACCCCCTTCAGAACCTCCACGACAAAGATCTGAGGGAGATTCAG CATCACCTGAAAAAGCTGGAAGGCCGGCGCTTGGACTTTGATTACAAGAAGAAGCGACAAGGCAAGATCCCAGATGAAGAACTTCGCCAGGCGCTGGAGAAATTCGATGAATCTAAAGAAATCGCCGAGTCAAGCATGTTTAATCTCTTGGAGATGGAT ATTGAACAGGTGAGCCAGCTCTCTGCCCTTGTGCAAGCCCAGCTGGAATACCACAAACAAGCAGTACAGATCCTGCAACAAGTCACTGTCAGACTGGAGGAAAG AATAAGACAAGCTTCGTCTCAGCCCAGAAGGGAATATCAGCCGAAACCTCGAATGAGCCTAGAGTTTGCCACTGGAGACAGTACTCAGCCCAACGGTGGTCTCTCCCACACAGGCACACCCAAACCTGGAG GTGTCCAGATGGATCAGCCCTGCTGCCGAGCCCTGTATGACTTTGAACCTGAAAACGAAGGGGAACTGGGCTTTAAAGAGGGTGACATCATCACGCTCACTAATCAGATCGATGAGAACTGGTACGAGGGGATGCTTCATGGCCAGTCTGGCTTTTTCCCCATCAACTATGTAGAAATTCTGGTCGCTCTGCCCCATTAG